In Janthinobacterium sp. J1-1, a single genomic region encodes these proteins:
- a CDS encoding histidine kinase dimerization/phospho-acceptor domain-containing protein: protein MVTTIRRGLFAALAGFAVLLCLCYTGLAVVISYVTEDMLVQRLLEREAAAITTRVRQQGVAAASGSDLITVYRDYGALPAPVRQQFLSSAPRAEVFTSTGQHYHVMALALENAGKPMRWYLLADVAPLLVVSRLVQEVGGVLIGVALALVGLALLLAWLLARRLVLPLQTLAQEARALTPEHPPRFSARERPDEIGFLARRLETTFIELQTALQREQAFARDVSHELRTPLTLMRNTLALASSRPLLLEEQAQLQQGTDELSNTVELLFALARAEQIAVDTVELRGCIEQCLLRLLEEHRWDASLLALDLPQRLPVRGHRQLVNLLLNNCLTNALFHGGPACQLTMSVEQGCLSIHNTVPVGQAVRVRGFSHGQLLLARLAQVMQWEIRFYPGTADYRVDIVPIMAA from the coding sequence ATGGTCACGACCATACGGCGTGGCCTGTTTGCGGCACTGGCCGGTTTTGCCGTGCTGCTGTGCCTGTGCTATACGGGCCTGGCGGTGGTGATTTCCTATGTTACCGAAGACATGCTGGTGCAGCGCCTGCTGGAACGCGAGGCGGCCGCCATCACCACGCGCGTGCGCCAGCAGGGCGTGGCGGCGGCCTCCGGCAGCGACCTGATCACGGTCTATCGCGACTATGGCGCCCTGCCGGCACCCGTGCGGCAGCAATTTTTGTCATCGGCGCCGCGCGCCGAAGTATTTACAAGTACGGGCCAGCATTACCACGTGATGGCGCTGGCGCTGGAGAATGCAGGCAAGCCCATGCGCTGGTATCTGCTGGCCGATGTGGCGCCGCTGCTGGTGGTGTCGCGCCTGGTACAGGAAGTGGGCGGCGTGCTGATCGGCGTCGCGCTGGCGCTGGTCGGCCTGGCGCTGCTGCTGGCCTGGCTGCTGGCACGGCGTCTGGTGCTGCCCTTGCAAACACTGGCGCAGGAAGCGCGCGCCTTGACGCCCGAACATCCACCGCGGTTCAGCGCACGCGAGAGGCCGGACGAAATCGGCTTCCTGGCGCGCCGGCTGGAAACCACGTTTATCGAACTGCAAACGGCCTTGCAGCGCGAACAGGCGTTTGCCCGCGACGTCAGCCACGAATTGCGCACGCCGCTGACCTTGATGCGCAACACGCTGGCGCTGGCATCGTCGCGACCGCTGCTCCTGGAAGAGCAAGCCCAGCTGCAACAGGGCACCGATGAGCTGAGCAATACCGTCGAGCTGCTGTTCGCGCTGGCACGCGCCGAGCAGATTGCCGTTGACACGGTGGAGCTGCGCGGCTGCATCGAGCAATGCCTGCTGCGCCTGCTTGAAGAGCATCGCTGGGACGCCAGCCTGCTGGCGCTGGACCTGCCGCAGCGCCTGCCGGTGCGGGGCCATCGCCAGCTGGTCAATCTGCTGCTGAACAATTGCCTGACCAATGCCCTGTTCCACGGCGGCCCCGCCTGCCAGTTGACGATGTCCGTCGAGCAAGGCTGCCTGTCCATCCACAATACCGTGCCGGTGGGGCAAGCCGTGCGCGTGCGGGGTTTTTCGCATGGCCAGCTGCTGCTGGCGCGCCTGGCGCAGGTGATGCAATGGGAAATCCGTTTTTATCCGGGCACAGCGGATTACCGCGTCGATATCGTTCCCATCATGGCGGCTTAA
- a CDS encoding D-2-hydroxyacid dehydrogenase: MTAPQHPPYSSPHRIVFLDRDSLIAQVRPPAFAHEWAEHAHTKGSAQTVERLLGASIAITNKVPLREAELAQLPDLKMIAVAATGTDIIDLPACRARGILVANIRDYARATVPEHTLALMLALRRQLVAYRADIEAGLWQASDRFCLFGHPIRDLAGSRLGLLGYGALGKSVAHLARAFGMQVAVHNRSPINEEGVTEVSLEELLATSDILSLHLPLTDKTRNIIGARELASMKPTALLINTARGGLVDEAALADALTQGVIAGAGFDVLSKEPPEPDNPLLQLRLPNFILTPHTAWASGEAMQLLADMLIDNVEAFERGKPVNVVG; encoded by the coding sequence ATGACAGCACCACAGCACCCGCCATACTCATCACCACATCGCATCGTTTTTCTCGACCGCGACAGCCTGATCGCCCAGGTCCGCCCACCCGCCTTTGCCCACGAGTGGGCTGAGCACGCGCACACCAAGGGCAGCGCACAGACTGTCGAACGCTTGCTTGGCGCCAGCATCGCCATCACGAATAAAGTGCCGCTGCGGGAGGCCGAACTGGCCCAATTGCCGGACCTGAAAATGATCGCCGTGGCCGCCACCGGCACCGACATCATCGACCTGCCCGCCTGTCGCGCGCGCGGCATTTTAGTGGCCAATATCCGCGACTATGCGCGCGCCACCGTGCCCGAACATACCCTGGCGCTGATGCTGGCCCTGCGCCGCCAGCTGGTCGCCTACCGCGCCGACATCGAGGCGGGCCTGTGGCAGGCATCGGACCGTTTCTGCCTGTTCGGCCATCCGATCCGCGACCTGGCCGGCAGCCGTCTGGGCTTGCTCGGTTACGGCGCGCTGGGCAAATCCGTGGCCCACCTGGCGCGCGCCTTCGGCATGCAGGTGGCCGTGCATAACCGCTCGCCCATCAACGAGGAAGGCGTGACCGAAGTATCGCTGGAAGAACTGCTGGCCACTTCCGACATCTTGAGCCTGCACCTGCCCCTGACCGACAAGACGCGCAACATCATCGGTGCCAGGGAGCTGGCCAGCATGAAGCCCACGGCGCTATTGATCAACACGGCACGCGGCGGCCTGGTCGACGAAGCGGCGCTGGCCGACGCCTTGACACAGGGCGTGATCGCCGGCGCCGGTTTCGACGTGCTCTCGAAAGAACCGCCGGAACCTGACAACCCGCTGCTGCAACTGCGACTGCCCAATTTCATCTTGACGCCGCACACGGCATGGGCCAGCGGCGAGGCGATGCAGCTGCTGGCCGACATGCTGATCGATAATGTGGAAGCGTTCGAGCGGGGCAAGCCGGTGAACGTGGTGGGCTAG
- a CDS encoding L,D-transpeptidase family protein gives MAYSAATRLLACVAGCLIAGTALAQGAKVSSPVELARRAQALKPGQWVWAPAIAPAGPVLVYVDLSRQLATIYRNGVRIGVSTVSSGKPGHETPTGVFTILEKNAVHHSNAYNNAPMPYQQRLTWDGVALHAGGLPGYPESHGCVHLPYAFARELFGTTRQGTTVVVSDSAAHQVAGAGGEVLAPNVIDGARDDEFWAPQRAPSGPVTIVMSRSDQAVVVLRNGIQIGRSRAVLPGDVDGTHVLTLGKDALGAPQWLYVGVAGHADEAGRPLDAAVRQQVRIPAPFYASVAPILLPGTTLLVTAAPLSQGATGTPLTVLSGDGP, from the coding sequence ATGGCGTATTCCGCTGCCACCAGATTGCTGGCCTGCGTCGCCGGCTGCCTGATTGCCGGTACCGCGCTGGCGCAGGGCGCGAAGGTGTCGTCGCCGGTGGAACTGGCGCGGCGGGCGCAAGCGCTCAAACCGGGCCAGTGGGTATGGGCGCCGGCCATCGCGCCGGCCGGCCCGGTGCTGGTATATGTCGACCTGTCGCGCCAGTTGGCGACCATCTACCGCAATGGCGTGCGCATCGGCGTGTCGACGGTGTCGAGCGGCAAGCCCGGACATGAAACGCCGACCGGCGTCTTTACCATCCTGGAAAAAAATGCCGTGCACCACTCGAATGCGTACAACAACGCGCCCATGCCTTACCAGCAGCGTTTGACGTGGGACGGCGTGGCGCTGCATGCGGGCGGCTTGCCCGGCTATCCGGAAAGCCATGGCTGCGTGCATTTGCCATACGCGTTTGCGCGCGAACTGTTCGGTACGACGCGGCAGGGCACCACGGTGGTGGTCAGCGACAGCGCCGCGCACCAGGTGGCTGGCGCTGGCGGCGAGGTGCTGGCGCCGAACGTCATCGATGGCGCGCGGGATGACGAATTCTGGGCGCCGCAGCGTGCTCCATCCGGTCCCGTGACGATTGTCATGTCGCGCAGCGACCAGGCCGTGGTGGTGCTGAGAAACGGCATCCAGATCGGCCGTTCGCGCGCCGTATTGCCCGGCGACGTCGATGGTACCCATGTACTGACGCTGGGCAAGGATGCCCTTGGGGCGCCGCAATGGCTGTATGTCGGCGTGGCCGGCCATGCGGATGAAGCAGGCCGGCCGCTCGATGCGGCGGTGCGCCAGCAGGTGCGGATTCCGGCGCCGTTCTATGCCAGCGTGGCGCCTATTTTGCTGCCCGGCACCACCTTGCTGGTAACTGCCGCGCCGCTGTCGCAAGGCGCGACCGGCACGCCGCTGACGGTGCTGAGCGGTGATGGGCCTTGA
- a CDS encoding alpha/beta hydrolase-fold protein — MNIIVSLLLLLATCFPVLAQAQVQTLQHQDTKRRYIVYTPPAYQSQPHQAFPVVFNFHGGGMTMAEQMLYTQMNRAADRHGFIVVYPQGIKQDWNVGFGMDYLAGTDDAGFTQAMLAKLKQDYRIDSRRVYATGLSRGGFFALRLAAELPQQFAAVASVGAPMPEPVLAHHGKPEKVGMLLIHGTADQVVLYEGKAGGYLSADATLRYWAKVNGIAADTAPRRLLPAVVGDDLKVSMLEQGNGQQSVALLTIDGGGHTWPGADAFNIGLPIGKTSRGIDANEVIWAFFGRHRRN; from the coding sequence ATGAACATCATTGTCAGCCTGCTGTTGTTGCTCGCCACCTGCTTCCCCGTCCTGGCCCAGGCCCAGGTGCAAACCCTGCAGCACCAGGACACCAAGCGGCGCTATATCGTCTACACGCCACCCGCTTACCAAAGCCAGCCGCATCAAGCCTTCCCAGTCGTGTTCAATTTCCATGGCGGCGGCATGACCATGGCCGAGCAGATGCTGTACACGCAGATGAACCGGGCCGCCGACCGCCACGGTTTTATCGTTGTCTACCCGCAAGGCATCAAGCAGGACTGGAACGTGGGCTTCGGCATGGATTACCTGGCCGGCACCGACGACGCCGGCTTCACGCAAGCCATGCTGGCCAAGCTGAAACAGGATTACCGCATTGACAGCCGGCGCGTGTACGCCACCGGCCTGTCGCGCGGCGGCTTCTTTGCCCTGCGCCTGGCCGCCGAGCTGCCGCAGCAGTTCGCCGCCGTGGCCTCGGTCGGCGCGCCGATGCCGGAACCGGTACTCGCGCATCACGGCAAACCGGAGAAGGTCGGCATGCTGCTGATCCACGGCACGGCCGACCAGGTGGTGCTGTATGAGGGCAAGGCCGGCGGCTATCTGTCGGCTGACGCCACCTTGCGCTACTGGGCCAAGGTCAACGGCATCGCAGCCGACACCGCGCCGCGGCGTTTGCTGCCGGCCGTGGTGGGCGACGACTTGAAAGTGAGCATGCTGGAGCAGGGCAATGGCCAGCAAAGCGTGGCCCTGCTCACCATCGATGGCGGCGGCCACACCTGGCCCGGCGCCGATGCTTTTAATATTGGACTGCCGATCGGCAAGACCTCACGCGGCATCGATGCCAATGAGGTGATATGGGCGTTTTTCGGCAGGCATCGCAGGAATTAA
- a CDS encoding IS5 family transposase (programmed frameshift) — protein sequence MSRTDLTEKQWCKLEPHLPSNPHHGHVYVEHRHVINGILWRLRTGAPWRDIPPRYGPWQTCYDRFVRWSRSGTWQRLLRVMQAAADEAGLVDWDGAALDATYIKAQRSAVGARKNAASSRKKGAVTDEWLGRSRGGITSKIHLCVDGHGLPLSVLVTAGQCSDAAHVGQVLDAINVPRPGRGRPRKRPSSVRVDRAYGARHYRQQIQARGIRCICPERQDARQNRLRKGRRGGAPPRFDAQAYKGRNVVERAINRLKDFRAVATRYDKRGHNYLAGVTIATMILWLL from the exons ATGAGCCGAACTGACCTTACCGAAAAGCAGTGGTGCAAACTTGAGCCCCATCTGCCCTCCAACCCCCATCACGGTCACGTGTATGTCGAGCATCGGCACGTGATCAATGGCATCCTATGGCGCTTGCGAACAGGCGCTCCTTGGCGCGACATTCCGCCGCGCTACGGTCCTTGGCAGACCTGTTATGACCGATTTGTTCGTTGGTCGAGGAGCGGTACTTGGCAGCGACTTCTCCGGGTCATGCAGGCTGCAGCCGACGAGGCCGGCCTGGTGGACTGGGATGGCGCTGCGCTCGACGCCACATACATCAAGGCCCAGCGCAGTGCTGTCGGGGCACGAAAGA ACGCTGCCAGCAGCCGAAAAAAGGGGGCCGTAACTGACGAGTGGCTGGGGCGTTCACGCGGGGGCATCACCAGCAAAATCCATTTATGCGTCGATGGACACGGTTTGCCGCTATCCGTTCTTGTCACTGCCGGCCAGTGTAGCGATGCCGCCCACGTCGGCCAGGTACTCGATGCGATTAATGTGCCTCGTCCGGGCCGTGGTCGCCCCCGAAAAAGACCATCGAGCGTGCGCGTCGACCGCGCTTATGGTGCTCGACATTATCGGCAACAGATCCAGGCCAGAGGCATTCGATGCATTTGCCCTGAACGTCAAGATGCGCGACAGAACCGCTTACGCAAGGGACGTCGAGGTGGCGCACCGCCGCGCTTTGACGCACAAGCTTACAAAGGCCGCAATGTCGTTGAGCGCGCAATCAACCGTTTGAAAGATTTCCGCGCCGTCGCAACTCGCTACGACAAACGCGGACACAACTATTTGGCAGGTGTGACTATCGCAACAATGATCCTATGGCTCCTCTGA
- the gstA gene encoding glutathione transferase GstA, with product MKLYHIPASCSLGTHIVLKELGLDATLVKVDYKRHVTEHGASFYDVNAHGYVPALELDDGCMLREGPAIMQYLADLRPEARLAPPNGSFERYRLQEWLNFLSTEVHKGFIPLLYAAQAGNYVEMARPKLEQRYAWIDQQLAGQPYLMGEHFSVADAYLFALTGWGQAPWLTSYYKADIHFDQLDHLRDWYQRMQARPAVRQALREEGLI from the coding sequence ATGAAGCTGTACCATATCCCCGCCAGCTGCTCGCTGGGCACGCATATCGTCCTGAAGGAACTGGGCCTGGATGCCACCCTCGTCAAGGTCGATTACAAGCGGCATGTGACGGAACACGGCGCCAGTTTTTACGATGTGAATGCGCACGGCTATGTGCCCGCGCTTGAGCTGGACGACGGATGCATGCTGCGTGAAGGGCCGGCCATCATGCAATACCTGGCCGACCTGCGCCCCGAAGCCCGGCTGGCGCCGCCCAACGGCAGCTTCGAGCGCTACCGCCTGCAGGAATGGCTGAACTTCCTGTCCACCGAAGTACACAAGGGATTTATTCCGCTGCTGTACGCCGCCCAGGCCGGCAACTACGTGGAAATGGCCAGGCCCAAGCTGGAACAGCGCTATGCCTGGATCGACCAGCAACTGGCCGGCCAGCCCTATCTGATGGGCGAGCACTTCAGCGTGGCCGACGCCTACCTGTTCGCGCTGACGGGATGGGGCCAGGCACCGTGGCTGACCTCATATTACAAGGCCGATATCCATTTCGACCAGCTCGATCATTTACGCGACTGGTACCAGCGCATGCAGGCACGGCCGGCGGTGCGGCAGGCGTTACGGGAGGAAGGGCTGATTTAA
- a CDS encoding helix-turn-helix domain-containing protein — protein sequence MKQSVTGCSIEEAMRLLGGRWRLLLVSYLLDGPKRFNALRRDVPHISQRMLTLDLRALEEAGLVARTVYPEVPVKVEYALTADGQRLLPVVAVMKEFGLWLKARKDNNDD from the coding sequence ATGAAGCAAAGCGTGACGGGATGTTCGATCGAAGAAGCGATGCGGCTGCTCGGTGGGCGCTGGCGCCTGCTGCTGGTGTCCTACCTGCTCGACGGCCCCAAGCGTTTTAATGCACTGCGGCGCGACGTGCCGCATATTTCGCAGCGCATGCTGACCCTCGATTTGCGCGCGCTGGAAGAGGCGGGGCTGGTCGCGCGCACGGTGTATCCGGAAGTGCCGGTGAAAGTGGAATATGCGTTGACAGCAGATGGCCAGCGCCTGCTGCCGGTGGTGGCCGTGATGAAGGAATTCGGTTTGTGGCTCAAGGCCAGGAAGGATAATAATGACGATTAG
- a CDS encoding GNAT family N-acetyltransferase: MAYTKTITTGRLILRPPHPSDADALFAMHSDPEVMRYFSEPPWQAPGRAVQQIADDAEAFEKEEFFRFAIALKATGEYMGSCTLHAVHRQNRRAELGYALGRPYWGQGYMHEALTALLEYAFVERDLNRLEADIDPLNIGSANALLRLGFKQEGYLPERWIVGGQVSDSALYGLLRREWEARRLAAD, from the coding sequence ATGGCCTACACCAAAACCATCACCACCGGGCGCTTGATCCTGCGCCCGCCGCACCCGTCCGATGCCGACGCCCTGTTCGCCATGCATTCCGATCCGGAAGTGATGCGCTACTTCAGCGAGCCACCCTGGCAGGCCCCGGGCCGCGCCGTGCAGCAGATTGCCGACGACGCCGAGGCGTTCGAGAAAGAAGAGTTCTTTCGTTTTGCCATCGCATTGAAGGCAACCGGCGAATACATGGGTAGCTGCACCCTGCATGCCGTGCACCGGCAAAACCGCCGCGCCGAATTGGGTTACGCGCTGGGCCGCCCCTACTGGGGCCAGGGCTATATGCACGAAGCGTTGACGGCGCTGCTGGAATACGCGTTCGTCGAGCGCGACCTGAACCGGCTGGAAGCCGATATCGATCCCTTGAACATCGGCTCGGCCAACGCCTTGCTGCGCCTGGGTTTCAAGCAGGAAGGCTACCTTCCCGAGCGCTGGATCGTCGGCGGCCAGGTCAGCGATTCGGCGCTGTACGGTTTGCTGCGGCGCGAGTGGGAAGCGCGGCGTCTTGCGGCAGATTGA
- a CDS encoding LysR substrate-binding domain-containing protein, producing MNKLQAMEVFIQVVDAGGFTRAAENMQLPKATVSTLIAALESSLSVKLLNRTTRHVSITSDGAAYYEHCVRILSDVREAEESLSRTRLNPSGRLRVDAPTALASELLIPALPDFFARYPDIVLELGCSDRPVDLIEEGVDCAVRGGELGDLNLIARRVGVLHFVTCASPGYLAHHGTPQHPNDLPRHRGVNFFSAKTGRTFEWDFTRNGERIQIAMPSHIALNDSNAYTAAGVAGLGIVQMTHFMLAPLMEQGKMVELLKEWESDPLPIHVIYPPNRHLSAKVRVFVEWVADMFTNHPATQMKTRNARAGQTEAQP from the coding sequence GTGAACAAGCTACAAGCCATGGAAGTGTTCATCCAGGTGGTCGATGCGGGCGGCTTTACGCGCGCGGCCGAAAACATGCAGTTGCCGAAAGCGACCGTGTCGACCCTGATCGCGGCGCTGGAAAGCAGCCTGTCGGTCAAATTGCTGAACCGCACCACGCGCCACGTCAGCATCACCTCGGACGGCGCCGCCTATTATGAACACTGCGTGCGCATCCTGTCGGACGTGCGCGAAGCCGAGGAATCGCTGTCGCGCACGCGGCTGAACCCCAGCGGCCGCCTGCGGGTCGATGCGCCCACCGCACTGGCCAGCGAACTCCTGATCCCCGCCCTGCCCGACTTTTTCGCGCGCTATCCCGACATCGTGCTCGAACTGGGCTGCAGCGACCGCCCCGTCGACCTGATCGAGGAAGGCGTGGACTGCGCCGTGCGCGGCGGTGAACTGGGAGACTTGAACCTGATCGCGCGCCGGGTCGGCGTGCTGCATTTCGTCACCTGCGCCTCGCCCGGCTACCTGGCCCACCACGGCACGCCGCAACATCCGAACGACCTGCCGCGCCACCGTGGCGTGAATTTTTTCTCGGCCAAGACGGGCCGCACCTTCGAGTGGGACTTCACGCGCAACGGCGAACGCATCCAGATCGCCATGCCCAGCCATATCGCCCTGAACGACTCGAACGCCTACACGGCGGCCGGCGTGGCGGGCCTGGGCATCGTGCAAATGACGCATTTCATGCTTGCGCCATTGATGGAACAAGGCAAAATGGTCGAGTTGCTCAAGGAGTGGGAATCCGACCCGCTGCCGATCCACGTGATCTATCCGCCCAACCGCCACCTGTCCGCCAAGGTGCGCGTGTTTGTCGAATGGGTCGCCGACATGTTTACCAACCACCCGGCCACGCAGATGAAGACCAGGAATGCGCGCGCCGGCCAGACCGAGGCCCAGCCATGA
- a CDS encoding DUF1993 domain-containing protein, which produces MTISAPHVFCRSLRQLSAMLDKLASQPQILTARLHPEMLPFASQVNAAISFSLRGCCPLAGLEVVSFSDASTLQEQIAQTIAYLAAIPAQRFDGRPDRLCLDRAGFADIALPADEFLHLYILPNFYFHFSMAYAIARSCGAPIGKGDFDGYHLYAPGFSFEKPGLAQPV; this is translated from the coding sequence ATGACGATTAGCGCACCACATGTTTTTTGCCGCTCGCTGCGCCAGCTGTCGGCCATGCTGGACAAGCTGGCATCTCAGCCGCAGATATTGACTGCTCGCCTGCATCCGGAGATGCTGCCGTTTGCCTCGCAAGTGAATGCGGCCATCAGCTTTTCGCTGCGCGGCTGCTGTCCGCTGGCCGGATTGGAAGTGGTCAGCTTCAGCGATGCGAGCACCCTGCAGGAGCAGATCGCGCAGACCATCGCGTATCTCGCAGCGATACCGGCGCAGCGCTTTGACGGGCGGCCGGATCGCCTCTGCCTGGACCGCGCCGGCTTTGCCGATATCGCGCTGCCGGCCGACGAGTTTTTGCACCTGTATATCCTGCCGAATTTCTACTTTCACTTCAGCATGGCGTATGCGATCGCGCGCAGCTGCGGCGCGCCGATCGGCAAGGGCGATTTCGATGGCTATCACCTGTATGCGCCAGGGTTTTCGTTTGAAAAACCCGGCCTGGCGCAGCCTGTCTAG
- a CDS encoding response regulator transcription factor: MSRSPLSILLIEDHAGIARQVATFCDGLHWQCDHAATGALGVRLATSNIYDVVLLDLNLPDIDGLQVCRAIKAGAPSNVPVLMLTARDAYEDKARGFNDGADDYLTKPFDLRELALRCEALARRSQLHVHQEMRVGPLLLLAREGRALYGKAPLALTHSGFRILLLLCREHPHAVSRSALIAHLWGSEPPDSDALKSHVYALRKQLELAGAAGLLVTIPQLGYRLAIAAGSRAGP; encoded by the coding sequence ATGAGCCGCTCGCCGCTTTCCATCCTGCTGATCGAAGACCATGCCGGCATTGCGCGCCAGGTCGCCACGTTCTGCGACGGCCTGCACTGGCAATGTGACCATGCCGCCACCGGTGCGCTGGGCGTGCGGCTGGCCACCAGCAATATCTATGACGTGGTGCTGCTGGACCTGAACCTGCCCGATATCGACGGCTTGCAGGTATGCCGCGCCATCAAGGCGGGCGCGCCCAGCAATGTGCCGGTCCTGATGCTGACGGCGCGCGATGCCTATGAAGACAAGGCGCGCGGTTTCAATGACGGCGCCGACGATTACCTGACCAAGCCGTTCGACTTGCGCGAGCTGGCCCTGCGCTGCGAGGCGCTGGCGCGGCGCAGCCAGTTGCACGTGCACCAGGAAATGCGCGTCGGCCCGCTGCTGCTTTTGGCGCGCGAAGGCCGCGCCCTGTATGGCAAGGCGCCACTGGCGCTGACGCACAGCGGTTTCAGGATCTTGCTGCTGCTGTGCCGTGAGCATCCGCACGCCGTCTCGCGCTCGGCCCTGATCGCCCACCTGTGGGGCAGCGAGCCGCCGGACAGCGACGCCTTGAAGTCGCATGTCTATGCGCTGCGCAAGCAGTTGGAACTCGCGGGCGCCGCCGGCCTGCTGGTGACGATACCGCAGCTGGGCTATCGGCTGGCCATAGCCGCCGGCAGCCGGGCAGGGCCGTGA
- a CDS encoding mechanosensitive ion channel domain-containing protein: MAPLKSVRQTLVLVVAAACNIAGNTSMAETLTSGVIDSGYMALLLYSSLAVCQGLLHAVLNQPEMARHGFVQRHGPLLEAACGRLLVAGATLAWLLYSMHRFRLLRPLQNTGATILGFGIEIGEVDVHLGDILVFVLSSWLAFWAARVVRRVLREELPGHSRLPRGVGSSIASLSYYAVLLAGLLIALSAAGFKVSQLALVFGALGVGIGFGLQNVVNNFVSGLVLMFERPVQPGDIVDAAGTSGTVREIGLRATTIRTFDGADTVLPNGVLLASNLTNWTMFDRQRRFEITVGVAYGSDPARVLDVLARAASETPGVAPEPAPLVLLTGYGDSALNFVVKAWTTDIGTWMAVSGELLSRTLAALQAANIEIPCQRIDIRLRPADAE, encoded by the coding sequence ATGGCTCCTCTGAAATCAGTCAGACAGACCCTAGTGCTGGTGGTGGCCGCCGCCTGCAATATCGCCGGCAACACTTCCATGGCCGAGACCCTGACCAGCGGCGTGATCGACAGCGGCTATATGGCGCTGCTGCTGTATTCCAGCCTGGCCGTGTGCCAGGGCCTGCTGCATGCCGTGCTGAACCAGCCTGAAATGGCGCGCCATGGATTCGTGCAGCGCCACGGTCCGCTGCTTGAAGCTGCCTGTGGCCGGTTGCTGGTGGCTGGCGCGACGCTGGCCTGGCTGCTGTACAGCATGCACCGTTTCCGCTTGCTGCGTCCGCTGCAAAATACCGGCGCGACCATACTCGGCTTCGGCATCGAGATCGGCGAAGTCGACGTGCACCTTGGCGATATCCTGGTGTTCGTGTTGTCCAGCTGGCTGGCGTTCTGGGCCGCGCGCGTGGTGCGCCGCGTGCTGCGCGAAGAACTGCCGGGCCACAGCCGGCTGCCGCGCGGGGTTGGCAGCAGCATCGCCTCGCTCAGCTACTACGCCGTGCTGCTGGCCGGCCTCCTGATCGCCCTGTCGGCCGCCGGTTTCAAGGTCAGCCAGCTGGCGCTGGTGTTCGGCGCCCTGGGCGTGGGCATCGGTTTCGGCCTGCAAAACGTGGTCAACAATTTCGTCTCGGGCCTGGTGCTGATGTTCGAGCGTCCGGTCCAGCCCGGCGACATCGTCGACGCCGCGGGAACCTCGGGCACGGTGCGCGAGATCGGCCTGCGCGCCACCACCATCCGCACCTTCGACGGCGCCGATACGGTGCTGCCGAATGGCGTGCTGCTGGCCAGCAACCTGACCAACTGGACCATGTTCGACCGCCAGCGGCGCTTCGAGATCACGGTCGGCGTCGCCTACGGTTCGGACCCGGCCCGCGTGCTGGACGTGCTGGCGCGGGCGGCCAGCGAAACGCCTGGCGTCGCGCCAGAGCCGGCGCCGCTGGTCCTGCTGACCGGCTATGGCGACAGCGCGCTCAATTTCGTGGTCAAGGCGTGGACCACCGACATCGGCACCTGGATGGCTGTCAGTGGCGAACTGCTGAGCCGCACGCTGGCGGCGCTGCAGGCCGCCAATATCGAGATTCCTTGCCAGCGGATTGATATCAGGCTGCGCCCTGCGGACGCCGAATAG